A window of Zingiber officinale cultivar Zhangliang chromosome 5A, Zo_v1.1, whole genome shotgun sequence contains these coding sequences:
- the LOC121979346 gene encoding uncharacterized protein LOC121979346 produces the protein MQERAAIVPAEVLYHSRRDDTHHRVYMHRSEEAMLVTSNQVDRAFIQPESFIQLQRSGMRFLHMGVIQVRIQILHRQEEGTLALIIFRDNRWQGDQSIFATMEVDLTHGSQMVYVIPDTMLTISDFYQNIQVSILTRGYENWQNGEANLLITRGLVGRLSNTPNVGFAYNIQNVVDYLTSHGVRALPGRRYNTRDIQGHNWVIRQSTIRVPMQPTEVNTRNLLDGSISLQFDAYQPATTSSPVRYNSKDEEILSDEEEITNHTIAVLTEETIKTDELLVQRITPTALLPQRKSSGAAGYDIAVDQEYNLKAQKQMSLTTGICIQVPKGTYARIASRSSYALQGVIIMGGVIDTDYRGGVKILAYNSSNDDIYLKKQTYIAQLILERISNPLVREVTLLQNTQRGDQGFGSTTIQVCSKNRANPLCSGCYYCCSDEDCAQEYDFYIQPDKGKTLVSQEEQIERQAQRRHAMQYKSFEEEAYQNLICGPKSLPLTQAARQLRNSREYRQQLQILHSPPLNTESSQSSSSTKFLAVFNTSDTDDNDYLEYLQYLALQDAPSPAENKFTNPFAKGDGDDINTASDDDIIIAAASTSHTKDDWISDYPQLQQLQETIYSQEAASNYQPPADTTMNPVGYPPNRQMKEEPVSLAPPREPRGTFKRKETSEWWNLPTAHQQTGAILTLPTQLNRIEDVFLRWEAITKNVVALQNFADTQDKADFIENLLGEAERLTWIQWRMTYPNEYQELINASEGRNGTYSFHE, from the coding sequence ATGCAGGAAAGAGCAGCAATAGTCCCTGCTGAAGTTCTTTATCACTCCAGAAGAGATGATACACACCACCGAGTTTATATGCACAGATCTGAAGAAGCTATGCTGGTTACTAGCAATCAAGTTGATAGAGCCTTTATTCAACCGGAAAGCTTTATTCAACTACAAAGGAGCGGTATGCGATTTCTACATATGGGAGTAATCCAAGTCCGAATACAAATTCTCCATCGACAAGAAGAAGGGACTCTCGCACTAATTATCTTCCGAGATAATAGGTGGCAGGGAGATCAATCCATATTTGCAACTATGGAAGTTGATTTAACCCATGGAAGCCAGATGGTATATGTGATTCCTGACACTATGCTGACTATTTCTGACTTTTATCAGAATATTCAAGTATCCATCCTTACAAGGGGCTATGAAAACTGGCAAAATGGTGAAGCGAACCTACTAATCACCAGAGGATTAGTAGGAAGATTATCAAATACCCCAAATGTCGGCTTCGCCTACAATATACAAAATGTTGTAGATTATTTAACAAGTCATGGTGTTCGAGCCCTTCCTGGACGAAGATACAATACCAGAGATATACAAGGACACAATTGGGTAATACGACAATCAACCATAAGAGTACCAATGCAGCCCACGGAGGTAAACACAAGAAACCTTCTAGATGGAAGTATTTCTTTACAATTTGATGCATACCAACCTGCTACAACATCTTCACCAGTCCGATATAATTCTAAAGATGAAGAAATTCTATCTGATGAAGAAGAGATTACTAATCATACTATTGCAGTATTGACAGAAGAAACAATAAAAACAGATGAACTATTAGTTCAAAGAATCACCCCTACAGCATTATTACCACAACGAAAGAGTTCGGGAGCTGCGGGCTATGATATTGCTGTCGACCAAGAATACAATCTTAAAGCACAAAAACAAATGAGTCTTACAACTGGGATATGTATCCAAGTTCCCAAAGGAACTTATGCACGAATTGCCTCAAGATCTTCATATGCACTTCAAGGTGTCATAATTATGGGAGGAGTTATTGATACTGATTATCGAGGTGGAGTCAAAATCCTAGCTTACAactcctctaatgatgatatttatCTTAAAAAGCAAACATACATTGCACAATTAATTCTGGAAAGAATTTCAAATCCACTAGTAAGAGAGGTGACTTTATtacaaaacacacaaagaggagATCAGGGCTTTGGATCTACCACCATACAGGTATGTTCCAAAAATAGAGCCAACCCTTTATGCTCTGGATGTTATTACTGTTGCAGTGATGAAGATTGTGCTCAAGAATATGATTTCTATATACAACCAGACAAAGGTAAAACCCTTGTATCACAAGAAGAGCAAATAGAAAGACAGGCACAAAGACGACATGCCATGCAATACAAATCATTTGAAGAAGAAGCTTATCAAAATCTTATTTGTGGCCCAAAGTCATTACCATTAACACAAGCTGCAAGGCAATTACGAAACTCCCGGGAGTACCGACAACAACTACAAATATTACACTCCCCTCCTCTTAATACTGAATCTTCACAGTCATCTAGTTCTACAAAATTTTTAGCTGTTTTCAATACTTCTGACACTGATGACAATGACTACCTTGAATATCTTCAATACCTAGCTTTACAGGATGCACCATCCCCCGCTGAAAATAAATTTACCAACCCGTTCGCGAAAGGTGATGGGGATGATATCAATACTGCTTCAGATGATGATATTATCATTGCTGCTGCTTCAACTTCACATACAAAGGATGATTGGATTTCAGACTATCCTCAATTACAGCAGCTCCAAGAAACCATTTATTCTCAAGAAGCAGCCTCAAATTATCAGCCTCCTGCTGATACCACTATGAACCCAGTAGGGTATCCTCCCAACAGGCAGATGAAGGAAGAACCAGTAAGCCTTGCGCCCCCAAGAGAGCCACGAGGAACATTCAAGAGAAAAGAAACCTCTGAATGGTGGAACTTACCCACTGCACATCAACAAACAGGGGCGATACTCACGTTACCAACACAACTCAACAGAATTGAAGATGTATTTCTGAGATGGGAAGCTATCACAAAAAATGTTGTGGCCTTACAAAATTTCGCCGATACTCAAGACAAGGCAGATTTCATTGAAAATTTACTTGGAGAAGCAGAAAGGTTAACTTGGATACAGTGGAGGATGACTTATCCAAATGAGTATCAAGAGCTGATAAATGCAAGTGAAGGCAGGAATGGAACTTATTCCTTTCATGAATGA